Below is a window of Gossypium hirsutum isolate 1008001.06 chromosome A12, Gossypium_hirsutum_v2.1, whole genome shotgun sequence DNA.
ACAACTCCCTGATCTGCGCTTCAGTAAAGTAATATGGAAGCCCCCCCACAAAAATGCGGTCTGGACCCTCAAGCCCACCAGCAGACCCTGGAGATAGACCTACAGCTGCTAGATTAAGATTGGGACTGGGCTGACTTGGACCAAGAGTTGCAGCAAGCGAAGGGTTGTAGTCACTGGGTCTCCGAACCTTCACAGGTGCTCCCTAGAAATTCAGACAAGTCATTACAATTTCTTGTATTTAAATGACTTCAGTATGAAGATCCTAAAGAATATAGAATACCTCAAAGATAATCCCATCTAAAGCCATCGCATTACTAGCTTCCTCAACTGATCTCATCTCTACAAAAGCAAACTTCTTTTCATGGTTTATGTAGACATTAACAACAGCATCCCCTGAATGTAACAGAAAAGGATGAGTGACTAGAGACATAAAGCAGGTATTCCAGTCCTGCGATGTATCAAAAAATTTCTCCATATACCAGGACCAGCAGTATTTCCACCAATTGCAGCCATAACCTGGCTGAAGAAAGTCGCGACTGACTGCAATATAATATTTAGGTCAGTTCTAGCAATAAATGCAACCAATAAAATGAAATGTTTAACTATAGTGCAGAGTAACACCTGTTCATTTGCAGTGGGAGAAAGCCCTCCAACATAGACGCGCCGAGCATGCCTCGTAGCCTGAAAATGAAACGATAAATCATATAAGTGCctgtaatttatgaaaattattctCAAGTAAATAGGTTCTAAACTAAAAATGTATGCATAATCCACCAAACCTGCTGAGTCATTGCCTGAACTGGCATAAGAGGGAGACCACCAAACTGCTGCAAAAAGCTGGAACTTATACCAAGTTCGAGAACACAGGACCTCACAACTATCACATACGCACGAGagaaatacatacctgaccagttGCCAGAGGAAACATGTTTGGAAACACTCCAGGTAGGGTTGGATTATTCCCTGGAATCTGGACTGCAAATGAAATTCAGATTTCATATTAggatataattataaataaggaTTTTATTCCTATAGCGGCTGATTCAGCAGAAGGATTTTTATGCCTCCTATCCTATAGCATATCTGAACCTcttaaagataaaaagaaaaagaacacacCATAAGCAAGTTCTGGAGGAAATACTTGTAAGACTACCCAAAAAGGCAATAGTTGCCAGTGGAAAGACGAACAATACCATTAAACCGGTGCATTGGTTCCTCCTTGTACACAAAAGCTACAGAAGTCGGCTCACGCCATTGCCTTCTTACAACAAAGACAAAAAcatagaaacaaacaaacaaacaccAAACACAAGGCAAAACCAAAACTCTCTCAGTTCCAGAATTATTTCACcaagtatataaaataatattaaaacccTTCTAAAGACTGCAGCTTAAATGGCTGTATATacaaaatggaagaaaaaataCAGCTTACCAAAAGCACACCAGATTTTTATAGGAACTTTCCACTATATATCAACCAAAAGAACAGTAGCAGTTAACAAAATATAGCAATCTTAAATCTAATGAAGGCATATGTACCTGTGGTGGCAGTGACGGCAGCAGCAGCAGCCGCAGCAGCACCACCAGAACCAGCAGCTAACATTGCTGAAGCAGGAGGTGCCATGTCAAAGCCACTAATCCTTTTGCTGCACATAAATAAAGTATATCAAGGGCAAGAAATATAATTGGCATGAACTAGGGTAAAAACCTTTAAAATTCTCAAACTTTAGTTCCAAGACTTGGACATAAAGTTACTCAGCTACAAGTATATCGCTTCATCTTGTAAACAAGGAAAACTATGGTCTTTACAAATTATGAAGTTCATCGTGACCTACCTCTTTGAGGGTGAGCGAGAGCGGGACCTTGACTTTGATCTGTGTTCAGATCTACGAGACCCACGCCTATTCCTGTCCCCCCTATCTCTGTCATAATCCCTTCTCCTGTAAACAGCATTTAGAAATATTACTCCTTTAACCACTAGAAATAAGAACAACCAGAATGGAGTAAACAGAGTAATCACAATCAAGGAAgcttaaattgatttatttatgctACCTTTCATAGTCTCGACTTCGGTGATAATCATCATCATCTCTATCTCTTCCCCTTTCTCTCCTTTCGCTCCGCTCCCTACTTCGATCCCTACGACGATCTCTGTGATGACGGTCACGGTCCTTTTCTCTGTCCCTATCCTTACTTCTTTCCCTCTCCTTGTCTCTTTCCCTGTCCCTATGTCGATCAGAATCCTTATCCCTTCCCTTATCGCGGCTTTTCTCTTTTTCCCTACTTCTAGAAGACCCTCTCTCGTGCTCACGTGATCCATGCTGCAAATATTTGATCAAATTAACATTAacgaatataaaagaaacaattaTATAGCTAAACGAACTTGattcacaaaataaaaaaagcaaaaaaagtaCCTAACAAGAAACAAGACTAACCCTAACATATTTGTTTTCATAAACGACTCCACTCATACAACTATAATGACATTAAAAAACACCCTAGAAACTTAATCAATTAAATTTCATCCAAGTTTTGTTCAAAAAAGGGTCAAAACAAGCAATATCAACAGCTGCAAACTGAGAGAAAAAGGAACCCTAACTTCAAGCGACCTCGTGTTAGTGAAACGAACGTACCTGAGATTTGGAATCGCGGTGATCATCAAGCCCACCGTGACTACCTTCGCGAGGCTGAGGAGAGGGAACACCGCCATTGCTGTTTTCAAGATCCTCTCCGTTACTCTGGTAGCAAGCTTCGAAATCGGTCATTTTCGTTTTTGGAGGTTTAGTCTTTAGACTATTTAggtttttctctttgttttcgcTTAGTAGCTGCGACTACTGAAAAAGCAAGCCGCTTACTAGATTAGAATACagtttttaaaatgttatttataaatgattttagggataatataatttttcggTTCTCAACTTCGCAATTAAGTACATTTTGATACTTGtacttttttgtttatttattttgatatttaaacttaacaattagatttattttgatatttcaaattgaaaattataaaattttaatgacataGTGCACTGAGATTGTGTCATACCaccacttaaaattttaaaaaataataattataacgACCTAATTTTTAGTAGTGTCAGAAAATGCAGTTTCGGGATCTTGTTTCCATAAAAAGAGCTTTTAAGTATTTAGTAaagatatttatggagttattataCAGGTGAATTGAGTTTTGGATAGGTAATTTAACataattagtgattaattaaggtttagggactaaattgtaaaatctaattggtgtagatttttaattaggaaatggtTTGGGATTTAATTGCAATTAATTAAAGgtaaaaatagaaattagacCATCCATAAGCATTAGAAAATGGAGTGTATAATCATGTGATTgttcttttaattaaattaagaattatattattaaactaaGGTTAATTAGTTTATTAACCAAACTAATTATGCTTTATAAGTGAACTTCGGTGGGGAGAAAGAGAAAACCTATTTTCCCTAAccgaattaaaaagaaagaaagaaagaaggggaCACTATTTTCCTAAGGTTTAAGCTTTTAGCTTCAAAATTCAAGTAAGTCTTTagttattttattgtaatttttatgtttttgaggttatgggagtttgatttagctagttcatgtaccaatttgtaaaaattttaaagttttgaaacTTACTACTGTTGAGAATTGAAAggtttaggtgttaaattgatagaaattaagcttagtttaagaaaaagactaaattgtaaagctgaATTGATAGTTTTATGCATTAGAGATCAAactgaataaaatttaaaattgatagtagaaataagaaataagaGATCCTTAATGGATAACAGTGGAATCAGATTTTAATCCAAAGCTAtagattgaaagttatgttagtcccgattttagggactaaattgaaaaaattgaaaaatttatataaattgataattgattgaGAATTTGTTGATTATTGATTTTTCTATATGTTCTACGTTAATCCATAGCTAACGACCCAGATTtatcgagagggaaaggaaaatccAAAGCCATTGATAAGTAGCTCGGAATttcaatttgtatttttatgattcaGGAACTATTTattttccacatatgcatgtcaTTTTTCATTATATGGAGTTCTAGGTGAGTTATTGATAATTACTTGAGTTGATTGATGTATTTCAGATTGATTTCCgagatagagactaaattgaataaaatacaaattttatgATTTACTTGATATATGATAATTGACATGAAATTGTATTGAAACATATTGTATGTGCTTTgaaattatgaaatgatgatgaATTTTGATTGATGAATTGTAAATTAAACCAAATGTTCTAAATTGAAAGTTGAATACTTTATTAGTTGTTCGaactgagtcagatatagttggcatgccatagggttaGAGTATCGATTGAAAATCGTCATTGCCAGACAATCTAGGGTGGTAGTTTGTATTTCTAATTCAACATGGCCAGGCAACCGAGGGTGACAGAATAATCAGTTTGTGAAAACCATTATGGCCGGGCAATCCGAGGTGGTAATATGTTCTTGATAGCGTCATTGTTACTAGGCAACCTGGGGTGACGGATTCGTGTATCCATTTTGAGTGTGTGTTGGTTAATAGTGTTATAAACTAATGAATTACTTAATTGATATGTGGAGTAATATATATGAAATGGGAATACAATAggtgaaatgaattaaaaacgaGCTCTAAGGGTCAGTCGTGCATTAATGAACCTAGCGAAATAAAATATGGTATGAGATGAGAagtatgtatgtgtgtgtgtgtgtgtatatatatatatatgagatgagaAGTGTTTTACATAGAATTGTAAGGAATTAGATTAGAAATTGAATGTATACATGTTGCATAAGTTATTTACTTTGTTTGAATCATAGATTTACCATTGAGTGTATTTCTCAGCATACA
It encodes the following:
- the LOC107926667 gene encoding splicing factor U2af large subunit B isoform X1; this encodes MTDFEACYQSNGEDLENSNGGVPSPQPREGSHGGLDDHRDSKSQHGSREHERGSSRSREKEKSRDKGRDKDSDRHRDRERDKERERSKDRDREKDRDRHHRDRRRDRSRERSERRERGRDRDDDDYHRSRDYERRRDYDRDRGDRNRRGSRRSEHRSKSRSRSRSPSKSKRISGFDMAPPASAMLAAGSGGAAAAAAAAVTATTVQIPGNNPTLPGVFPNMFPLATGQQFGGLPLMPVQAMTQQATRHARRVYVGGLSPTANEQSVATFFSQVMAAIGGNTAGPGDAVVNVYINHEKKFAFVEMRSVEEASNAMALDGIIFEGAPVKVRRPSDYNPSLAATLGPSQPSPNLNLAAVGLSPGSAGGLEGPDRIFVGGLPYYFTEAQIRELLESFGPLRGFDLVKDRETGNSKGYAFCIYQDLSVTDIACAALNGIKMGDKTLTVRRANQGATQPKPEQESILQHAQQQIALQRLMLQPQGVPTKVVCLTQAISEDDLRDDEEYGDIVEDMRQEGGKHGALVNVVIPRPNPNGESLPGVGKVFLEYSDVEGSRKAQAAMNGRRFGENQVIAVFYPENKFAQGEYDG
- the LOC107926667 gene encoding splicing factor U2af large subunit B isoform X2 is translated as MTDFEACYQSNGEDLENSNGGVPSPQPREGSHGGLDDHRDSKSQHGSREHERGSSRSREKEKSRDKGRDKDSDRHRDRERDKERERSKDRDREKDRDRHHRDRRRDRSRERSERRERGRDRDDDDYHRSRDYERRRDYDRDRGDRNRRGSRRSEHRSKSRSRSRSPSKSKRISGFDMAPPASAMLAAGSGGAAAAAAAAVTATTVQIPGNNPTLPGVFPNMFPLATGQFGGLPLMPVQAMTQQATRHARRVYVGGLSPTANEQSVATFFSQVMAAIGGNTAGPGDAVVNVYINHEKKFAFVEMRSVEEASNAMALDGIIFEGAPVKVRRPSDYNPSLAATLGPSQPSPNLNLAAVGLSPGSAGGLEGPDRIFVGGLPYYFTEAQIRELLESFGPLRGFDLVKDRETGNSKGYAFCIYQDLSVTDIACAALNGIKMGDKTLTVRRANQGATQPKPEQESILQHAQQQIALQRLMLQPQGVPTKVVCLTQAISEDDLRDDEEYGDIVEDMRQEGGKHGALVNVVIPRPNPNGESLPGVGKVFLEYSDVEGSRKAQAAMNGRRFGENQVIAVFYPENKFAQGEYDG